The stretch of DNA AGCGAGCGCCGAGCGAGTAGTATTCTTTTAGTCGGTCGGCAAGACCGTCAAGGCCCTCGGTGATTGTCTCGTCTTTAAAATTATCGAGCGGGACGAGGCCCTTGTCGACTTTGATGCCCGGGATGATATTGTGCGACTCTAGGTATTTTGGAAATAACACCCCATCATCGGTCTGCTGACGAATGGTTTCGTCGTAGAAAATAACACCGGACAAATATTGCTCAATGCCGGGCGTTGTAATAAGTAGCTGTCTATACTGACGACGAGTCTCTTCATCGCAGGGGATGCCGAGTGCTTCAAAGCGCTTGGCTGCACTCTTTGTGCTTTCATCGGCTGCAAGTAGACCCTTATGAAGGGCTACGAGTGCACGAGCGATATCATTGAGTGATTCCTTCATACGTTCTCCTTAAGGTATGTCTACATGTATGATACCGGCTATGCTTTAGTAGCGTCAAATGCTTTATTGCACAATACATATGCTATAGCATGATTATTCAGCGCTTGAGCCGTGCCTTTGCCTCGAGAGAAGCATCGTTTTGCATGGCTTTAGCTCGTGCAGCTTGACGTTTGTCATAGCGCTTGCGACCGCGACCTATTGCGATCTCGAGCTTGACGAGTCCGCGGGTGACACCGATCGCAGTTGGGACGATGGCCATACCTTCGGCGCGCTTTGCTATTTGTAGGATATCTAATTCTTTGCGATTTAAGAGGAGTTTACGTGATTGAGTGGGCTCATAGTTTGCGAGCTGGGTGGCTAGGGTATAGCGACGTATATGGCAGTTCTCGAGGTAAGCTTCATTATTCCGGAGATGAATAAAGCTGCCTTTCAGGCTTACGTGGCCTTGCTTGATGCTCTTCACCTCGTGGCCGGCCAGCACTAAGCCGGCTTCAAATCTTTCGATGATTTCGTAGTCGTGTTTCGCGCGTCGGTTGAGAGCGATTACTTTCATGCTGACATTATACCTGATACGGGTTTGCTTTCATCTATACACACTCCTTATAATAAGAAAACAATGCAGGTGGATATACTGATGCAGGTGGGGGGAGTATTGTATGCAGCCTATCAGGCGGCAGGCTTTGGTGATCTTGAAGTAGACGAGGCTGTCGACTCATTGGAGTTCTGTGATATCTCGTATGGTGATTTTGCTAGCAATCTGGCTATGCGGCAAGCGAAATCACTCAAGATGGCACCTCGCGAGATAGCAGAGCGACTTACTTCCTATCTACAGGACCATCCAAACATCGATTCAGTTGAGGTGGCTGGCCCCGGGTTCTTAAATATTAGCCTCAGTAGCGAAGTATGGGCTCAGTTTATCGAGCAGCTCGACGGGGACTTCTTCCGGACTGAGCACGGCAAGGGTACGCGCGTGAATATTGAGTTTGTATCTGCTAATCCAACTGGACCATTGGTACTTGTGAATGCTTGGAACGGCTTCTACGGCGATGTGTTGGCGCGCCTCTACGAGAGTCAGGGGTATGAAGTGGTGCGCGAGTATTATTTGAATGATGGCGGTAATCAGATAGCTCAACTGGGCCGAGCTGTGCAACAGGCAACGGGCATGGAGTTTGCTGCTGAAGTCAGCGAGGAGTTGTATCGTGGTCCATATATCGATGAGCTGGCCGAGCGGATGGTTGGCATCTATGGTTCTGCAGATGCTGTACAAGCACTAAGTCCAGCAGAGCTTGGCGACCAGGCGCAAAAACTCATTTTTGCAGAATATATCCAGCCAACTCTCAAGCGGCTTGGTATTCCTTTTGACGAAGTGTATCCAGAATCGATTCTCAATAATACAGACACTATTCAGCGGCTTGAAGTGGCGGGGGCAGTCGTTCATAAGGATGGAGCTGTATGGTTTAGCGGTGAGAAAGCTGGGCTTGATAAAGATGAGGTGCTCGTACGATCTACCGATAATCAAGAAACCTATTTCCTCAAAGACATTTCGTATCAATATGGGAAGCTGGTTGAGCGGGGCTTTGATCGTGCGATTACGATCGTCGGGCCTGACCACCACGGCCAGGAGAAGCGGCTGGCTGCAGCACTTCAACTGCTTGGCGTACAGGGCTTTGTGCCACTTTGGACGCAAGCAGTGCGCCTGATCAAGGATGGGGAAGAATTTAAGATGAGCAAGCGTCGAGGGAACTTTATTCTACTCGACGAATTTCTCGATGTTGTACCAGTAGATACTGCACGCTTCTTCTTTGCCTTGCGTGATCCGAATACGCACTTTGATCTCGATCTCGATCTGGTATCTGCTCAGAACAAGCACAACCCCTTGTACTATGTGATGTACGCCTATGTGCGTATGGGGAGTGTATTGAAGAAGGCAAAGGATGACGGGGTGCTGATAGATGAAGCAGTTAGCTGCATTCCTAAGTCTGATTTGGATCGAGCACTCGTGCGTCAGTTGGTGGAGCTGCAGCGGCTGATTGGACGAGCAGTTCACACCCAACAGGTGCATTCCGTCTTGCACGCGCTGGTTGATTTCGCGGGGCTTTTTCATGACTGGTATGAGCGTAACCCCATATTGAAGGCTTCAGGCGATGAACGAGCTGTGAGACTCGTATTGATAGGTCATGTATATATTGCAATTCAGGGTATCCTTAAGCTAATTGGCGTGACACCTCAAGAACGGATGGAATAAATGCAGCAGCAGGAGGAGGAGAAGGTGTTTTCACCGCGTCTTAAGAAAGAGTTACAGCACCTTATTGATGGGCTTAACCCAGCGCAGCAGGAGGCGGTACTACACAGTACAGGCCCAGTACTTGTTATAGCTGGTGCGGGGACAGGAAAGACCAAGGTAATAACGAATCGCATTGCTTATCTCATTCAATCCGGCCAAGCACTCCCAGAAGAAATACTCGCTTTGACGTTTACTGACAAGGCAGCTCAAGAGATGCAGGATCGTGTCGACGAGTTGCTCCCATACGGTGTCGTTGAGACGAATATAATGACTTTTCACGCGCTCGGTGGAATGCTCTTGCGTGATTACGCTCTGGATTTGCAGATTAATCTCAAAGCTAGACTGGCGAGTCCCGTGCAGCAGCATATCTTGCTTCATGACACGCTCGAAAACATGGAGGAGCTACAGTACTTTCGTCCTGCCCACAATCCGACCATGTACACCGAAGCAATACTGAGGTACATTTCACGACTCAAGGATGAGGGCATTGGCCCCGAAGACTTGCGCGGCCAGATTGCTGACCTACCTGATGCTGCCAAGGATCTATTTGACCAAGTGAAATACCAAGAGCTTGCAGACGTATATGGGCACTACGAGCGGCGCAAGCTTGCTGAGGGTTTTCTCGACTTTGGTGATCAGCTCATGCTGCCGTATGTTTTGTTGTCAAAAAAACAACACATACTCGAGCAAATACAGAAACAGTACAAATTTATCCTGGTAGATGAGTTCCAGGATACCAATACGATACAAGCAAAACTTCTATATTTGTTGTCTAAAAAACATCAAAATCTTATGGTTGTTGGTGATGACGATCAGTCAATCTATCGTTTCCGCGGCGCTGAGCTCGACAACATACTGTCCTTTCATGATTTTTTCCCGAGTGCCAAGCAGATAGTGTTGATAGAGAATTATCGATCAACACAGCAAATCATCGATGCTAGTTATGAGCTTATCCAGCATAATAATCCGGCTCGGCTAGAGACCAAGCTACAAATTGATAAGCGCCTGCATGCTCAAAGTCAGGGCAGGGCAGTCGCCATTGAGGAGTTAGGCGACATTAGGTCTGAGGTTGATCGCGTAGTTCAGCTTGTCTTGGAGGGTGCGTCTCGCTACGGAGCCTCAAGCGTGGCTGTGTTGACTCGCAATAACCAGCAGGCAGAGACGATAATTCGGGCATTGCAGCAGAAGGCTGTGCCAGTCGCAACACAGATTGCTCGCAACTTACTTTTGCAACCCATAGTTCGACAGTGTATAGATTTTTTGTGTGTACTGCACGACGAAACTGATTCAGCTGCACTATATCGTTTCTTGTTGAGCCCACGGGTTGCTGCGGACGCGGAGGTCATCATATCCTTGTCTGCTGAAGCTAAGCGTGAACACAAAAGCTTAGCCCAAAGAATACGTGAGTGTGGATCCGAGGTGGCATATGTGTACGCACAGCTAGAACGTATTCAGGCCTATCGTCAGCGGGTACGAGAGATCTCAGTTGGTGAGCTACTTTATGAGTTTGTAACGAGCGATGGATACCTTGAGCGACTTATTGCGCGCGCCGAGGATGATGCACATAGTGCTCGTGACATTCAGAGTCTGGCACGATTCTTTAATTTGATATCAGAGCTAGAGGCTGTTGAGGGTATGCAGAGCTCTCACGATCTGTGGCTGCATATTCGGGAAATGTATGATCTAGAAGTTCTCACTGATCCAGATGAATCCGAGCAGATCGAAGGGGTGCATGTCCTTACCGCACACCGTTCTAAGGGGTTAGAGTTTGATCGGGTTGTGCTCTTTGATCTAGTTGAAGGCACCTTTCCTGCTACTCGCAAAGGAGAATCGTTGTATTTACCACAACAAATGTCTCTTGATAAGGGGGTGTCTATTGGGCAAGTACATCTGAGTGAAGAGCGACGATTGTTTTATGTTGCGGTGACACGTGCTAAACAGGAATTGTTTGTAACTTACTCGTGCAATCATGGAGGAAGGCGGCTTAAGAAGCCATCTCGTTTTCTGCTTGAGGCTTTTGGTTACGATATACAGCCAAAAGCGTCTCGCAAAGTAGAATTGAGTACAGCGATGATTCATCAGTTTGATGGTAGTGTAACGGAACCCGGTAAGCTCACATTTCCAGAGAAGGATGGCTGGCTGACTCTCACTCCAAATCAGATTAATGACTACCTGACTAACCCTCAATATTTTTACGTTCGCCACGTACTGCGATTCCCCGAAAAACAATCACATCGTATGGTGTACGGCACGTCAATTCACGCAGCTCTCGAGGTGTATCTTCGACAGCGTATGCAAGGTAAAAAAGTTAGCTTTGAAGAGTTACTTTTAGTATTGCGTGATAGCTGGAGCCACAATGGGTTTGTGTCGTTGCGACACGAGCAAGAGCGGATGCAGGCGGCTGAGGACACGCTTCGGAAAACATGGCAGTCGTTTGAAGCAACGGATCTGCAAATTGTCGATGTTGAGCGCGCGTTTCAGGTGGACTTTGAAGAATATAAAGTCAGGGTTCGGGGTCGCTATGACCTGATACTGCAGAATCAAAACGGCATAGAGATTCGCGACTTCAAGACGTCGTCAGTAAACGATCAGAAGGCGGCACAGAATCGTGTACGAGATTCTGTGCCAATGCAGATATACGCGTTGGCCTGGAGTATGGAGCAGCCAGAGAAGCCGCTCTCGTTGATTAGTTTACATTTTGTCGATTCGGGCATTGTTGCTACTCGAGATAAGCTCAATCATGTGAAGACTCGAGCTCGAATTCAAGAAGTGGCAGAAGGTATACGTGCTGCACACTATCCCAAAAAAGGGAACCTCACGAATCTTGAGATGGAGGGCATTGCATGAGGATAGTCGAGACCTACCGTGATCAAGAATGGCTTGAAAATCTTCTGGCCGATATCTGGTATGAGCACTTTTCGGACGTGCCCCAAGAGAATGAAGTGAGAATAATCTGGGGCAAGCGAGCTAAGCGTAGATTGGGCTCGATTTCGCTTGATCCGCATGATCGATTGACGAGTATTATTCGGGTTAACCGATTATTTCAGGACCTAGAAGTCCCCGAAATGGTTATACGGGCAACTATCTTTCATGAGATGACGCACTATGCGCATGGGTTTAATTCTCCATTGCAGCAAAAGCAGCGACATCCTCACAGCGGTGGAGTAATTCGCAAAGAATTTGCGGAGCGTGGACAAGAGAAGTTGTATCATCTACAACAAAAATGGCTTAAAACATCATGGCTCGACGTATTACGTAAGCACGGTATGATTCGTGATACGCTGTTTGTTCGCTACATGATTGATTAAATGGTAGACTAGATACATATGACTGAAGTGTTGGTAATAATTGGGGTTGCACTGCTGTGTGCGCTCGTGGGAATAAACCTTTGGGCGCTGCTACGGCCTCGATCAGGTGGGGATGGGCTGGATGAGCCTATGACATCCCTTTTAAAGCAAGATTTGCAGGGACTCCATCAGCTACTTTCGCAATCCCACGCCCAGCTGAATGAACGCATTGATCGCAATAACCAGACATTACAAGCGAATGTACACGCTCAAATGAGGCAGTCGTCAGAGATTATCAAAGACGTAACTGAGCGCCTCACTAAACTTGATGAAACTAATCGCCGCGTTGTAGACATTACATCAGAACTAAAAACTTTGCAGACTGTACTACAAAACCCGAAGCAGCGAGGTGTGCTCGGGGAGTATTATCTTGCGCAAGTCCTGGAAAATGTGCTGGCGCCGCAGCAATATAAACTTCAATATGCATTTAAGGACGGAGCGATTGTAGATGCCGTCATTCTGCTTGATAAAGGGAGAATTCTTCCTGTCGACTCAAAATTTAGTCTCGAGAATTACAATCGCCTCGTGGATAAAACCGTAGGTGTTGAGCGAGATCAGTTGGTTAAACAATTCAAGCAGGATCTGAAGGGGAGGATTGATGAGACTGCAAAATACATTCGTCCAAGCGAGGGGACGATGGACTTTGCATTTATGTTTATCCCGTCTGAAGCCATTTACTATGATCTACTCGTGAATCAAGTGGGCGCCACTCAGACAACTTCACGCGATCTGATCGAATACGCGTTTCGAGATAAGCACGTGATCATTGTTTCGCCGACGTCATTTATGGCCTACCTACAGACCGTGATGCAAGGACTGAGATCTCTGCAGATCGAGGAGCAGGCCCGGGAAATCCAAGAGAGAGTAGGTAAGCTTGGGCGCCATGTTTTGTCGTATGAAAGTTTCTTGCAAAAACTGGGTAATTCATTAGGGACAACGGTAAACCACTACAATAACGCTTACAAGGAATTCCGAAAAGTAGACACGGATGTTGCCAAGATTGCGCAGAAAACACCCACTGTAGACCCGCAGCTAGTTGATAAGCCTAGGTTAGATGATTAGACGAGCTATATGAAACGCATTTTATCTGGTATCAAACCGTCTGGAGACGCCCATCTTGGGAGCTATCTGGGGGCTATGAAGCAATGGCCAAAATATCAGGGGTCGAATCACGAAGTATTCTTCTTTATAGCTGACCTTCATGCCCTAAATGCTCGACAAGACCCGGAGTTACTCCGAAGTCGTAGTCTGGATCTTCTGGCATGGCTATTGGCTTTGGGTATTGATGCTGAGACTAACCCTATCTTTGTACAGTCGCAGGTATCGGCTCACGCTGAGCTTGGGTGGATCCTAAATAACTACACCACCATGGGCGAGCTTTCTCGTATGACGCAGTATAAGGATAAGGCTGCAAAATCTGGTGCTGCTGGTCAGCTTGTGGCTCTATTTGACTACCCTGTTTTGATGGCGGCTGATATCTTGCTATATGATGCAGATGAGGTGCCTGTGGGCGACGATCAGACTCAGCATGTTGAGCTGACAAGAGACATTGCAGAACGTATGAACAATCTGTATGGAGGCAATCTGTTTCGCATTCCTACGTTCTCAAAGCCGAATGCTGCGTCGCGCGTTATGATGCTCGATGATCCAACGAAGAAAATGAGTAAAAGTGAGGCGGGGGATGGATGCGTCTATTTGCTTGATACAGAAGAGTCGATAAGGCGTAAGGTGAGTCGGGCCGTAACAGATTCACTGGGCCATGTGTCGTATGATCTTGCGGCCCAGCCAGGCGTTAGTAATCTGTTGGGAATAGAGAGTGAGCTTACGGGTCTGAGTATTGAGGAAGTGCTCCATAAGTATTCAGGCAGTCAGTATGGCGTACTGAAGCAGGGTGTGGCAAATGCTATTTGTAACGCCCTATTGCCGCTTCAGGAGAAATACAGTGATTTACGAGCAAATGAACGGCTGCTACTGGGTGTAAGTGAAAAAGGTGCTGCTCGAGCTCGAGCGGTCGCCGATAAGAAGCTTGATCAGGTGAAGCGATCACTGGGATTGTTGTAAAAAATACTCGCATATCAACAGAGTAGAGTGTCTAAAATTAGTCAAAAATATTGACAAAGCATAAGTACTTTGCTATACTGTACACAAGTTAGTTCATTCAAAACAAAAACAAAAACAAGCTTTCCGCAAATTTCTTTTTATCGCTTGAACTCGTAAAAAGCGATGTTTTGTATACAGTAGGGCAACTCCGACCTGCAGACACCCCCCTTGTCTCGGGTCGGGTTTCCCCTACTGTTCGAGGGAAACCTCAGAAGGCACTCGCAAGAGAGCCACATACCACCCGCTGGATAGTAAGTATCCTCACAAAAGATGACTCCCCGTAGCGATCTTTTCATACAGGATCTACATCCGTACGGATGGTAGGGAAGCAGCGACAAAATACCCCACAACGTATCGTACCTTCAGTGGAGTATAGAGACGCGACCGTTTTTCTAGGTGTAAACTTAGAAAAGCCCCTCGGGGCAGCACGTGCCATATAGATTCGTATCTTTTTAGGGCAGATGTAGCTGCCCCGTAACCATTTATGTTTATTCACGCATACTAATATCGAACCCGCCGCAAGGCGGTTTTTTGTTTATGGACATGCGCGTGAGCGAATAGCATACTTAAGCATTAAAAGAATAAAATATATACTCAAATGGAAAGCAAAAATGACAGTATTAATAAAATAGTTCAATGATCACTACATTGTACTCAGTACAAAAGGTCGATGAACCGTGCCATAATATGACTATGCGACTTGCAGAAATGAATCGGTTGGTATTGCTATTGTCAGTACTAGTACTTATTGGGTTGCTCGGGATGAGCGTCACATTATTCTTTTTCTTTGCTATATCGCCTAGAGACATTGGTGGCGTTGGCGTGACGGCTTGGTTTGTCAGTCTTTTTTGCGCCTTAGTTGCAGTACTTACTCTGATTCGTTACGTATTGCGGGTTCGCAAGGTAGAGTCTCAGTATAGACTCGAGCGGCTGCGCGTGATACTAAGAAGTAGTTTTATTATTAGTCTTTTTTTGGTCATAGCATTAGCTATGCAAAGCCTGCGAGCCTTGAGCGCAGGCGATGTAGTACTTTTTCTCCTTACTCTTGCTATAATTGAGATATACTTTCGGACTAAATAATTATGATGAGACTACATAAGAAGCTGGAGAGTCTATCTACAGCTGCTAAAAAAATGATAGCGAGTGCTGATTCTGTAGAAGCGCTTGAAAAAGCGCGAGTCCAGTTACTGGGCAAGAAGAGTGAATTGGCTAGTATATTATCGCAATTGCCTGACTTGCCAATGCGAGAGCGCAAAGAAATCGGGGCGTTGGCTAATCAGCTGAGGGCAGACCTAGAGCTGGCCATCGAGCTGCGTACACAGAAGCTTATTGACTCTGTAGATGATGCCTTAAGTTCAATCGATATCTCCGCGCCAGGGGAGTTGCATATCGTCGAGCCGGGGCACATACATCCAACGCAAGCCATACTCTCCGATATCTATGATATTTTCTTGCGGCTGGGGTTTGCAGTTGCTGATGGTCCCGAGATTGAGACTGACTGGTACAACTTCGAAGTACTGAATATGCCAGCGGATCATCCTGCGCGCGAGATGCAAGATACTTTCTATATCGAGAGTGACGGTAAGCACCCGCCACTTGTGCCGCGCACCCATACGTCTGCCTCCCAGATTCGCTATATGGAGCAAAATGAGCCGCCATTTAAGGTCATTGTGCCGGGTAGGGTGTACCGTAACGAAGACGAGGACAGAACTCATATTTGGAGCTTTTATCAGGTAGAGGGATTGGTGGTTGGTGAAGGAGTCAGTATGGCCGATCTAAAGGGGACACTCTTGCATGTCATGAAGGAGTTGTTTGGTCCGCAGACAAAAGTTCGTTTTAGGCCAAGTTATTTCCCATATACAGAGCCATCTGTCGAGATAGATGTCTGGTATCAAGAATCCTGGCTTGAATTATGTGGGGGGGGTATGGTGCATCCAGAGGTATTACGTCAGGGGGGGATAGATCCAGAGAGGTACTCTGGCTTTGCTTTTGGGTTTGGGGCTGATCGATTAAGTTTTATTCGTTATGGTCTTCAAGATATACGCGTATTGTGGCGACCTAATCTCTTGATAAGTAAACAAGTATGAAGATAGCTGTCGAAACAATCAATCGATACTTCAAGAAACCTCTATCTACAGATAGAATGGTGAGTTTAATTGAGCGCACAGAAATCGAAGTCGAAGAAATTTTGTATGCGAATAGGCTTGATCCAAAAATTATCTTAGCTAAAGTTCTGGATGTGTTTCCGCATCCTAATGCAGATCGACTACGACTAGTAGATATAGAATATGGTGCGAAGCGACCAACGCGTGTAGTGTGCGGTGCTCCAAATGTAGCAGTCGGGCAGCGCGTAGCCTGGGTGCGACCCGGAGCTACGCTACCGGACGGTACGCAGATTGACCAGGCAGTCATTCGCGGTGAGAAAAGCGCAGGAATGCTAGCTAGCGCCAAGGAATTAAGCATATCGGATGACCATTCTGGAATCGTCGTGCTTGATGAAGTAACCCACTCGCTTGGAACATCATTGTGCGACATTGTATTTTCGACTGACGTCCTGGATGTGAAGACGCCTGCGAACAGGTGGGATTACCTTAGCGGGGAGGGGATAGCACGTGAGCTGTCTGCATATGATCAGTCAATTCAGCTCCTTTTGCCAGAGCGAGGGGAATATACTTATCAAGACACCGATGTCGCGAAAGTCAAGGTTAGGGAAGAGAATAAGCGGTTTCTCAGTGCTCGCTTGCGATTAAAGAACGATGTCAAAACACCATCATGGCTTGTGGATAACTTGCTCGCGAACGGATTTGTGCCACATAATCCAGTCGTCGATATTACGAATTTTGTGATGCTAGAAACCGGACAGCCATCCCATGCCTATGATGCGAATAAAGTCCGCGGTCCCCTTACTGTGCGTTTTGCAAAGAGCGGTGAAAAACTTACAACACTTGATGATGTGCATCGTACGCTCATGGATCAGGATCTTGTGGTATGTGATGATTCAGGTCCGATCGGACTGGCTGGCGTGATTGGTGGCGCATCGACTCAAATTGACGCCACATCAACAGAAATAATTCTCGAAGCAGCGCATTGGGATAAGACTCTAGTACGCCGATCATCCATTCGACATGGTATTAGAACGGAAGCCTCGGCTCGCTTTGAGCGCAATCTCCCACTCCCCTTGCAGCCTTACGCATTTGCGCGCTTACTTGATTTGCTGATCGACATTTGTGGCGCAGAGATTATCGAAGGACCTTTTGACCAATTGCATGCCTGGCCGTGGCGACGTTTCTTGGGAGTTCGGTTGCGCCGTGCGGAACAATACTTGGGGATGCGGCTAAAGGAAGCGGAGATGGTCAGAGGTTTACGTAGACTTGGATTTGCTGCGCATCACTTTTCTCTCTCGGCCGAGCTGAAGTCACATCTTGGTAAGCCGTATAAATGGGGCGCAAATTTCCGTCAGGATGGTGAAGAAGCCTTTGACTGCTCATACCTGGTAGATCGTTTGTATTCGAAGCTCGGTGTAGCCGTCGGACATACTGCCTTAGGTCAGCTACATCACGGTGAAGAAGTTGACTCAAATGATGCATTAAGACCTGGTGACGTTGTGTTTTATGAGGGCAAAATTGAGAATTCTCACACCGACCACTATTACAAGACATTGCCAGATGGCTCGAAGCAGAAAGTAGTACTCAAGTCACCGGTACGTGTCGGACATAATGGTATATATCTCGGCAACAACCAGGTTATACATGCAGCCATATATAAATTTCGCAATGGGAAGTGGGTGAAGCGTCGACAGCAAGGGGTGATCATCTCTCCCCTGTCTGAGTTTGTTGATAATCCTGGCTACATCGGTGCGCGTCGCTATATTTCGAGCTTTAATCATATTATTGCGATCGAAGTCCCCTGGTGGCGAACAGACATTACATCAGAGACTGATATCTTCGAAGAAATGGCAAAGCTAGCGGGGTATGAAAAATTGCCAGAAAGCCTACCGCAATTGCCACCTATGCCCGGCACAGCTCAGTCACAACAGGTTGAGAACATGCGGATTCGGCATGGCCTAGTACGCCAAGGTGCAATCGAGATAAATAGCTACAGCTTTATTTCCGAAGCGGATGTAAAATTGAGTCAAATACCAGAATCTCAAGTATTACGGATAGCGAATCCACGCTCTCCAGAGCAAGCGTTCGTACGTTCATCAATGCTAGCGAGTCATGCACGATTTTGGGCAAAGCAGTCGGCGCGTGCATCGTCGCTTGGCGCATTCGAGATCTCACGTGTGTATGAGGCACAAGGGCTTGTCAAGCAGCCGAAAGAATCTTGGCGCCTGGCGATTAGTGCGCCTGGCGAGCAAGCTCTTCAAAACGTTCAAGGATTGCTCCATTCCGTGCTGTCAGATATGCGGGCTCAGGTGACGTTTCGGGCTGGTAGGCACGACGCAGACTCGATCAGAGGATTATCTGTGTATGTGCCGCAGCGCAGCGCCGGTTTGTTCGTCGGCTCGGAGTGGGCTGGTGTGATTGGCCAGCTACGCACTTCAGTACGACGAGGCTTCTCGTTGTCTGCTGATCTAGCGTATGCAGAGGTGCTTATTGAGCTACTGG from bacterium encodes:
- a CDS encoding C40 family peptidase encodes the protein MKIAVETINRYFKKPLSTDRMVSLIERTEIEVEEILYANRLDPKIILAKVLDVFPHPNADRLRLVDIEYGAKRPTRVVCGAPNVAVGQRVAWVRPGATLPDGTQIDQAVIRGEKSAGMLASAKELSISDDHSGIVVLDEVTHSLGTSLCDIVFSTDVLDVKTPANRWDYLSGEGIARELSAYDQSIQLLLPERGEYTYQDTDVAKVKVREENKRFLSARLRLKNDVKTPSWLVDNLLANGFVPHNPVVDITNFVMLETGQPSHAYDANKVRGPLTVRFAKSGEKLTTLDDVHRTLMDQDLVVCDDSGPIGLAGVIGGASTQIDATSTEIILEAAHWDKTLVRRSSIRHGIRTEASARFERNLPLPLQPYAFARLLDLLIDICGAEIIEGPFDQLHAWPWRRFLGVRLRRAEQYLGMRLKEAEMVRGLRRLGFAAHHFSLSAELKSHLGKPYKWGANFRQDGEEAFDCSYLVDRLYSKLGVAVGHTALGQLHHGEEVDSNDALRPGDVVFYEGKIENSHTDHYYKTLPDGSKQKVVLKSPVRVGHNGIYLGNNQVIHAAIYKFRNGKWVKRRQQGVIISPLSEFVDNPGYIGARRYISSFNHIIAIEVPWWRTDITSETDIFEEMAKLAGYEKLPESLPQLPPMPGTAQSQQVENMRIRHGLVRQGAIEINSYSFISEADVKLSQIPESQVLRIANPRSPEQAFVRSSMLASHARFWAKQSARASSLGAFEISRVYEAQGLVKQPKESWRLAISAPGEQALQNVQGLLHSVLSDMRAQVTFRAGRHDADSIRGLSVYVPQRSAGLFVGSEWAGVIGQLRTSVRRGFSLSADLAYAEVLIELLGSSPRPYPIRALPPYQLVTRDISLEVPVGVWWQEIRGALQSDKHVWQVEYRENYSDSMLQKSDRRVVTVRLWLDLGAQPSLDQIDKSVQRAVKGLQIQLKQAGKISVR